The following coding sequences lie in one Alloacidobacterium dinghuense genomic window:
- a CDS encoding Crp/Fnr family transcriptional regulator produces MRIVMPAPTIPSTDSCKDCTLRGVRMFCNLHDDALNHLDQMGVQVRYPARVNIFQQGEKARALHVLCFGHVKLFTTSRRGKSMILKIAWPGDVLGLSAVLSQGDYEVTAETLEPCQVKTLRHDEFLAFIDKFSEAGRHSLESMASEYQSAFRDARRLSLAGSAASRLANVLLDLARNAVDDRKELRFNIALTHEELGNLAGLSRETVTRLLGKFQREGLLRIKGASITIADQSRFSRITEG; encoded by the coding sequence ATGCGTATCGTTATGCCAGCGCCGACGATCCCATCGACTGACTCCTGCAAGGATTGCACCCTGCGCGGGGTGCGCATGTTCTGCAACCTGCACGACGATGCGCTGAATCATCTGGATCAGATGGGTGTCCAGGTCCGCTATCCTGCGCGGGTGAACATCTTTCAGCAGGGAGAGAAGGCGCGTGCGCTGCACGTTCTGTGCTTCGGACATGTAAAGCTCTTCACCACTTCTCGCAGAGGCAAAAGCATGATTCTCAAAATCGCATGGCCCGGAGACGTGCTCGGCCTGAGCGCCGTGCTGAGCCAGGGCGACTATGAGGTGACGGCGGAAACCCTCGAACCTTGTCAGGTGAAGACGTTGCGTCACGACGAATTCCTCGCCTTCATCGACAAATTCAGTGAGGCTGGACGGCATTCGCTCGAAAGCATGGCGAGCGAGTATCAATCAGCATTTCGCGATGCGCGGCGACTTTCGCTTGCCGGCTCGGCCGCTTCTCGGCTTGCGAACGTGCTGCTCGACCTTGCGCGGAATGCTGTAGACGACAGGAAAGAGCTGCGTTTCAACATTGCGTTGACGCACGAAGAGCTTGGCAATCTTGCGGGGCTTTCCCGTGAGACGGTGACACGCCTGCTCGGAAAATTTCAGCGTGAAGGACTGCTCAGAATTAAAGGGGCCTCCATCACCATCGCTGACCAGAGCCGCTTCAGCCGTATAACTGAAGGCTGA
- a CDS encoding cupin domain-containing protein, with protein MPMGQKTIQRKQLLTAVLGNRNVTSADVRGIRLKAGQQSGRHLHPCAVLGYIVSGTAVYQIEGEEAQTLPAGSAFYEPADVVIANFGNASDSEPMTFIAFYLLDGEQELIRMLD; from the coding sequence ATGCCCATGGGACAAAAGACAATCCAGCGAAAGCAGCTTCTGACAGCGGTGCTTGGAAACAGAAATGTCACTTCCGCAGATGTGCGGGGAATACGCCTTAAAGCGGGCCAGCAGAGTGGGCGGCATCTGCATCCATGTGCCGTGTTGGGATACATCGTTTCCGGCACTGCTGTCTATCAGATCGAAGGCGAAGAGGCGCAGACGCTGCCCGCCGGATCGGCCTTCTATGAGCCTGCCGATGTCGTCATAGCAAATTTCGGCAATGCATCCGATTCTGAGCCGATGACCTTTATCGCGTTCTACCTGCTTGATGGAGAGCAGGAGTTGATTCGCATGCTGGATTAG
- a CDS encoding sugar phosphate isomerase/epimerase family protein produces MGIRCLVSAKFPRRYMLVGMKVGVFTPLLSQLPLDQVLTKLKTLGIDTVELGTGNYPGDAHCKLSMLDDASARATFKQTLADHGVTISALSCHGNPLHPNKDIARQHRATSRQTILLAEKLGVPVTVDFSGCPGDSPDAKQPNWVTCPWPPDYSDLLKWQWDEVVTPYWTEHAKFAADHGVKIAIEMHPGFVVYNPETMLKLRSIAGPSVGCNFDPSHMFWQQIDPVAAIRVLGDAVFHVHAKDTQIYAANLPTTGVLDTKAYTDERNRGWIFRTCGYGHGESWWREFVSTLRLFGYDNVLSIEHEDSLLSPEEGLTKAASLLNSIVIREQPAAAWWV; encoded by the coding sequence ATGGGCATTCGATGCCTTGTCTCCGCAAAGTTTCCTCGCCGATATATGCTGGTTGGCATGAAGGTCGGCGTATTCACTCCATTGCTCTCGCAGCTGCCGCTCGATCAGGTTTTGACGAAGCTCAAAACCCTCGGCATCGATACGGTTGAACTCGGCACAGGCAACTATCCCGGCGACGCACATTGCAAGCTCTCCATGCTCGATGATGCGTCGGCGCGCGCAACATTCAAGCAGACACTTGCCGATCACGGCGTAACGATCAGCGCGTTGAGTTGCCACGGCAACCCTCTGCATCCGAACAAAGACATCGCGCGACAACACAGGGCAACGAGCCGCCAGACCATCCTGCTTGCAGAAAAGCTGGGAGTGCCGGTGACGGTCGATTTCTCGGGATGCCCCGGCGATTCGCCGGACGCCAAGCAGCCGAATTGGGTGACCTGCCCGTGGCCTCCGGACTATAGCGACCTGCTGAAGTGGCAATGGGACGAGGTTGTCACACCGTACTGGACGGAGCATGCGAAGTTTGCTGCCGATCATGGCGTGAAGATCGCCATCGAGATGCATCCAGGATTTGTGGTCTACAACCCGGAGACGATGTTGAAGCTGCGATCCATTGCGGGCCCGAGCGTGGGCTGCAATTTCGATCCGAGCCATATGTTCTGGCAGCAGATCGATCCCGTCGCAGCGATTCGCGTACTCGGCGATGCTGTCTTTCACGTCCACGCCAAGGACACGCAGATCTATGCTGCGAACCTGCCGACTACGGGCGTGCTCGACACAAAGGCTTACACCGATGAACGCAATCGCGGCTGGATTTTCCGCACATGCGGCTATGGACACGGCGAATCATGGTGGCGCGAATTCGTTTCTACGCTGCGGCTCTTTGGTTACGACAACGTGCTTTCGATCGAGCATGAAGACAGTCTGCTATCGCCGGAAGAAGGCCTGACGAAAGCAGCGAGTCTCCTGAATTCGATTGTCATTCGGGAGCAACCCGCTGCGGCGTGGTGGGTCTAA
- a CDS encoding MFS transporter has translation MRAVRATILILLVLGGIVNFLDRSALSIANTTMRGDLHLSATEIGALLSAFSLAYGLAQLPAGWLLDSVGPRTVLSIGMLLWSVAQMATGMVSSFAALIATRVGLGVGEAPFLPGGFKVIHDWYEMRYRGVPTGILNGSTTVGQAFAPPLLTVLLLSYGWRSMFISIGLIGVLVGLAWYPVYRDRNSEDEVWSAPRSVRTGGWRDLFRHRTVWGMMLGFSGVNYTAWLYLAWLPGYLEAAHHLSLRKTGWLAAIPFLMGSAGMLISGFVADALVRRGFEPLRSRKVLIVSGMMCSAVCTFAVTHVSSSGTSVAIIGMALFFIHFAGTSAWGLVQVAAPARLVGSVGSLQNFCSFLFASVAPLLTGWFLDRTHSFQIALVICACVTFLGAMAYLTLVQKPIEAA, from the coding sequence ATGCGGGCTGTTCGCGCCACTATCCTCATACTGCTAGTACTCGGCGGCATTGTTAATTTCCTCGACCGCAGCGCACTCTCGATTGCCAATACGACGATGCGTGGCGATCTGCATCTTTCCGCAACGGAGATCGGTGCGCTGCTCTCGGCTTTTTCGCTTGCTTACGGATTGGCGCAGTTGCCAGCTGGGTGGCTGCTCGACTCTGTTGGCCCAAGAACCGTTCTGAGCATCGGCATGCTGCTGTGGTCCGTCGCACAGATGGCGACCGGCATGGTATCGAGCTTCGCTGCACTCATCGCTACACGCGTTGGACTCGGCGTGGGCGAGGCTCCGTTTCTGCCGGGTGGATTCAAGGTGATCCACGACTGGTATGAGATGCGCTATCGTGGCGTGCCAACCGGCATCCTTAATGGCTCCACTACGGTAGGGCAGGCGTTCGCGCCACCTCTGCTGACGGTGCTGCTTCTTAGCTATGGCTGGAGAAGCATGTTCATTTCCATTGGATTGATTGGCGTGCTTGTGGGGCTGGCGTGGTATCCGGTTTATCGCGATCGTAACAGCGAAGATGAAGTATGGAGCGCCCCGAGGAGCGTGCGGACAGGTGGATGGAGGGATCTCTTCCGTCATCGCACCGTGTGGGGCATGATGCTGGGCTTCAGCGGCGTGAACTACACGGCATGGCTCTACCTCGCGTGGCTGCCGGGATACCTTGAAGCGGCGCACCACCTGAGCTTGCGAAAAACTGGCTGGCTTGCAGCCATTCCGTTCCTCATGGGGTCAGCCGGAATGCTCATCAGCGGCTTTGTTGCAGACGCGCTCGTCCGCCGGGGCTTCGAACCCCTGCGAAGCCGCAAGGTGCTCATTGTTTCCGGAATGATGTGCTCGGCTGTCTGCACCTTCGCGGTCACACATGTGTCAAGCAGCGGCACCTCTGTCGCGATCATCGGCATGGCGCTTTTCTTTATTCACTTTGCCGGAACATCGGCCTGGGGATTGGTGCAGGTTGCAGCGCCCGCACGTCTGGTAGGTTCAGTGGGCTCCCTACAGAACTTCTGCAGCTTTCTCTTCGCGTCGGTTGCGCCTCTGTTAACGGGGTGGTTTCTGGATCGCACTCATTCGTTTCAGATTGCGCTCGTTATCTGCGCTTGCGTTACATTTCTGGGAGCAATGGCTTATCTAACGCTCGTGCAAAAGCCGATTGAAGCAGCCTAA
- a CDS encoding universal stress protein translates to MPVIGQPIALTVEKILFATDFSESSLKALAYVKKLAHHFGSAVTAAHVVDLSLATQSPEAAVGFSMPDLREIGEEGIRKVRQELRREHIIEKGIVLTGVNPASSIIEYAREFRPDLIVMGTKGKRNLERFILGSTAEDVLRHVTCPVLTVGPECVIPDGDNVSWSHILYATDFTPDTAHAALYALSLAQESKARVTLCHIILDRMGICAGSLRDSFLDELNAMVPEEVREWCSPECVVKQGEAPSTILKLANDGNADLVVLGVRPAIHLRTHVPAGVTYKVLASARCPVLTICGSAAFPWNGFFG, encoded by the coding sequence ATGCCAGTCATTGGCCAGCCCATCGCACTCACCGTCGAAAAGATACTTTTTGCAACCGACTTTTCTGAGAGCTCACTGAAGGCCCTCGCATATGTGAAGAAGCTTGCGCACCATTTTGGCTCCGCCGTTACCGCCGCCCATGTCGTCGACCTGTCACTCGCAACACAATCTCCCGAGGCCGCTGTAGGTTTTTCCATGCCGGATCTGAGAGAGATTGGCGAGGAAGGTATTCGCAAGGTGCGGCAAGAGCTTCGTCGCGAACACATCATTGAAAAAGGGATTGTCCTGACTGGAGTAAATCCTGCGTCGTCGATCATCGAATATGCGCGGGAGTTCAGGCCCGACCTGATCGTGATGGGTACTAAAGGTAAGAGGAATCTGGAGCGCTTTATTCTGGGATCGACAGCCGAAGACGTTTTGCGCCATGTCACCTGCCCGGTATTGACGGTCGGTCCTGAATGCGTAATTCCAGACGGCGACAATGTGTCCTGGTCGCACATTCTCTACGCAACGGACTTTACTCCCGACACAGCCCATGCGGCACTCTATGCGCTATCGCTGGCACAAGAGAGCAAAGCGCGAGTAACGCTCTGCCACATTATTCTGGATCGCATGGGGATTTGCGCTGGATCGTTGCGCGACTCGTTCCTCGATGAACTGAATGCCATGGTTCCGGAAGAAGTGAGGGAATGGTGCTCACCGGAATGTGTGGTGAAGCAGGGCGAGGCTCCATCTACGATTCTGAAGCTGGCAAATGACGGCAACGCCGATCTGGTCGTGCTGGGCGTTCGACCAGCGATCCATCTGCGCACGCACGTTCCAGCTGGCGTGACCTACAAGGTGCTGGCAAGCGCGCGCTGCCCGGTCCTCACCATTTGCGGCAGCGCGGCATTTCCATGGAACGGCTTCTTCGGCTGA